The following are from one region of the Stanieria cyanosphaera PCC 7437 genome:
- the tnpA gene encoding IS200/IS605 family transposase gives MVEYKTNKNIVFCCNYHVVWVTKYRRPVLTEEIQIPLKELLTQIAKEIKVEILEMEVGEMNHVHLAISLDPQYGVHRAVKRFKGATSRYLRQEFPHLTQRLPTLWTNSYFVCTTGGAPLEKIKEYVRNQKRSR, from the coding sequence ATGGTTGAGTACAAAACCAATAAAAATATAGTATTTTGCTGTAATTACCACGTAGTTTGGGTTACTAAATATCGCCGTCCAGTACTAACTGAGGAAATACAAATACCACTAAAAGAACTTTTAACTCAAATAGCAAAAGAAATTAAAGTCGAAATACTAGAGATGGAAGTAGGGGAAATGAACCATGTCCATCTAGCCATATCTCTAGACCCACAGTATGGAGTGCATCGAGCAGTTAAAAGATTCAAAGGAGCAACTTCGAGGTATCTTAGACAAGAATTCCCGCATTTAACTCAAAGGTTGCCTACGTTGTGGACTAATAGTTATTTTGTTTGTACAACTGGAGGCGCACCTTTAGAGAAAA
- a CDS encoding TPM domain-containing protein, with amino-acid sequence MHKRLSQKFLVVLGSCLLIFSTWLIAPAAWAVNNPELLPDIETPVVDLANYLPTRQEESLVEDLASFEAQTGWKMRVLTQYDRSPGRAVKNYWGLDDKSILLVADGRGGNLLAFSIGDAVYELLPRTFWIELQARFGNMYFVREHGENNAIVDALETVQGCLTQGGCNVVPGLPREQWILTLVSSILGGVILGLAAIPRKEGQMFAWQWALIMSPLWGILFIAFGIGPVVTRTAEWLPLFRNMMGFLLGVLVAYLTPTLGRTTTPEA; translated from the coding sequence ATGCACAAAAGATTGTCACAGAAATTTTTGGTTGTTCTTGGCAGTTGCTTATTAATTTTTTCAACTTGGTTAATTGCTCCTGCTGCCTGGGCAGTTAATAACCCGGAATTATTACCAGATATTGAAACCCCTGTAGTAGATTTAGCCAATTACTTACCTACTCGCCAAGAAGAATCTTTAGTTGAAGATTTAGCAAGTTTTGAGGCTCAAACTGGTTGGAAAATGAGAGTTTTAACTCAATATGACCGTTCGCCAGGACGCGCAGTCAAAAATTATTGGGGTTTAGACGATAAAAGTATTTTGTTAGTGGCAGATGGTAGAGGAGGGAATTTATTAGCTTTTAGTATTGGGGATGCTGTTTATGAGTTATTACCCCGTACTTTTTGGATCGAACTGCAAGCTCGCTTTGGTAATATGTATTTTGTCAGAGAACATGGAGAAAATAACGCGATCGTTGATGCCTTAGAAACCGTACAAGGTTGCTTGACACAAGGCGGTTGTAATGTTGTGCCTGGTTTACCAAGAGAACAATGGATTTTAACTTTAGTTAGTTCTATTTTAGGTGGAGTTATTTTAGGACTAGCAGCAATACCTCGTAAAGAAGGGCAGATGTTTGCTTGGCAATGGGCATTAATTATGTCTCCTCTGTGGGGAATTTTATTTATTGCTTTTGGCATTGGGCCGGTTGTTACTCGTACTGCTGAGTGGTTACCTTTATTTCGGAATATGATGGGTTTTCTTTTAGGTGTGTTAGTTGCTTATTTAACTCCTACCCTTGGCAGAACAACTACTCCAGAAGCTTAA
- a CDS encoding hemolysin family protein, giving the protein MLITLIIAVVIVISGSAICSASEAAILSVPLIRVRQLAQSKKPAALALLGIRNRINRPIGTIVILNNIFNIVGSILIGSLAADALGDAWLGLFSGILTFLIIIFGEIIPKTVGERYSTNISLLIAIPVKFITIVFTPLVWLVEHITAPFTKGRVLPTTNEAEIKFLTRIGYQEGVIEDDEAEMIQRVFQLNDLTAADLMTPRIIITFLKGGLTLAECKQDIIESQHTRILVIESSIDNVIGLVLKDELLTAMIEGNQEQAIASLSRQVRFVPETIRADKLLKVFQETREHLAVVLDEYGGVAGVVTLEDVLEVLTGEIVDETDRSVDLQEIARQKRKRLLQSRGIINETPEI; this is encoded by the coding sequence ATGCTTATTACTCTTATTATTGCGGTTGTGATAGTTATTTCTGGTTCGGCAATTTGTTCCGCTTCAGAAGCTGCAATTTTGTCTGTTCCTTTAATTAGAGTTCGGCAACTTGCTCAGTCAAAAAAACCAGCAGCATTAGCTCTTCTCGGAATTCGTAATCGAATTAATCGACCAATTGGTACAATTGTTATCTTAAATAATATTTTTAATATTGTTGGTAGTATTTTAATTGGTTCTTTAGCAGCAGATGCTTTAGGTGATGCCTGGTTAGGTTTATTTTCTGGAATTTTAACTTTTTTAATTATTATTTTTGGGGAAATTATTCCTAAAACTGTAGGGGAACGTTATTCGACAAATATTTCTTTATTGATTGCTATTCCTGTTAAATTTATCACAATTGTATTTACTCCTTTAGTTTGGTTAGTTGAGCATATTACCGCACCTTTTACCAAAGGAAGAGTTCTTCCTACAACTAATGAGGCAGAAATTAAATTTTTAACTAGAATTGGTTATCAAGAAGGAGTTATCGAAGATGATGAAGCAGAGATGATTCAACGAGTTTTTCAGTTAAATGATTTAACCGCAGCAGATTTAATGACCCCGAGAATTATTATTACCTTTTTAAAAGGTGGTTTAACTTTAGCTGAATGTAAACAAGACATTATTGAATCTCAACACACTCGTATTTTAGTCATTGAAAGTTCAATTGATAATGTAATTGGTTTGGTATTAAAAGATGAATTACTAACTGCAATGATTGAAGGAAACCAAGAACAAGCGATCGCAAGTTTATCACGTCAAGTTCGTTTTGTTCCAGAAACAATTAGAGCGGATAAGTTACTCAAAGTTTTTCAAGAAACTAGAGAACATTTAGCTGTAGTTTTAGATGAATATGGCGGTGTTGCTGGTGTAGTAACTTTAGAAGATGTTTTAGAAGTATTGACTGGTGAAATTGTCGATGAAACTGATCGCAGTGTCGATTTACAAGAAATTGCTCGTCAAAAAAGAAAGCGTTTATTGCAGTCTCGGGGAATAATCAACGAAACTCCAGAAATTTAA
- a CDS encoding YtxH domain-containing protein — translation MSKQNRASVFVSGMIVGSAIGTIVGLLIAPRTGKETRKVLKKSVEALPDLAEDLSSSLLLQADRLSDSALRNWDETLIRLKDAIAAGLEASQSDIKPTQNTTELSQESNSSLTKSKQSQSWQGGVPSTENNP, via the coding sequence ATGTCAAAGCAAAATCGAGCAAGCGTTTTCGTCAGTGGAATGATTGTCGGTAGTGCGATTGGAACGATTGTAGGATTGTTAATCGCACCTCGTACCGGTAAAGAAACCAGAAAAGTTTTAAAAAAATCTGTTGAAGCTCTACCAGATCTGGCAGAAGATTTATCCTCTAGCTTACTATTACAAGCAGATCGACTGTCAGATTCAGCTTTAAGAAATTGGGATGAAACTTTAATTCGCTTAAAAGATGCGATCGCAGCAGGACTGGAAGCAAGTCAGTCAGACATTAAACCAACTCAGAATACTACCGAACTTTCTCAAGAATCGAACTCTTCTTTAACGAAGTCGAAGCAGTCTCAGTCGTGGCAAGGCGGAGTACCTTCGACTGAGAATAATCCTTAA
- a CDS encoding RNA-guided endonuclease InsQ/TnpB family protein, with protein MPNYFVRKLKLEKTPQLDSLARAAGELYSRTLVSFWRTVRKKDIWLSGYIMERWHTSSSLHAHSSDAVTQSFYGSLKSWRTRRKTDPHSKPPKRRRWYFKVTWKKAAIKLKNGKLFLSNGRGNKSLVVDWRWKKPKTVELGWNKASQCYELRACYSDTIPNTGEAKGVAAADLGEIHPMVIADGVNTDIFNGRYLRSVRRYQNKVKGKLAKLIDKKKRGSKRRKRLIRSKQKQLAKFNNQIKDIEHKLTSRAVSMLKLRGIQTLVIGDVRDIRDDLDDGKKNNQKLHQWSFGSIRHKLEYKCARAGIKTTLITEEYTSQECLCCRTRNKPKKRNYLCNSCHAKFHRDQVGSNNIRAKYLGEVPVVGIMAVPSGVRYHSHLQCNLSEAILLGNPLASSYGE; from the coding sequence ATGCCTAATTACTTTGTTCGCAAACTAAAACTAGAAAAAACTCCACAACTAGATTCTTTGGCTCGTGCTGCTGGTGAATTATATTCTCGTACTTTAGTTTCCTTCTGGCGCACGGTACGTAAAAAAGATATCTGGTTGTCGGGTTACATCATGGAAAGATGGCACACATCTTCTTCTCTCCATGCTCATAGTTCGGATGCAGTAACTCAATCTTTCTATGGTTCGCTCAAGTCATGGAGGACTAGAAGAAAGACCGACCCTCATAGCAAACCCCCAAAGAGAAGGCGTTGGTACTTCAAGGTTACTTGGAAGAAGGCAGCTATTAAATTAAAAAACGGCAAGTTGTTTTTATCCAACGGTAGGGGTAATAAGTCTCTGGTAGTAGATTGGCGTTGGAAAAAACCTAAGACGGTTGAGTTGGGTTGGAATAAAGCATCGCAGTGCTATGAGCTTAGAGCTTGTTATTCCGACACAATACCCAATACTGGCGAAGCTAAAGGGGTTGCTGCTGCGGACTTAGGGGAAATTCACCCTATGGTAATCGCGGACGGAGTTAACACCGACATATTCAATGGGAGGTATTTACGCTCTGTTCGTCGCTATCAAAACAAAGTTAAAGGTAAATTAGCTAAATTAATCGATAAAAAGAAGCGAGGTAGCAAACGCAGGAAAAGACTGATTAGAAGTAAACAAAAACAACTAGCAAAATTCAACAATCAGATTAAAGATATCGAGCATAAACTAACTAGTCGTGCTGTTTCAATGCTGAAATTAAGGGGCATTCAAACACTAGTAATAGGAGATGTGCGAGATATAAGAGACGATTTGGACGATGGAAAAAAGAATAACCAGAAACTGCATCAATGGAGTTTCGGTTCTATCAGGCACAAGCTGGAATACAAGTGCGCGAGAGCAGGTATAAAGACGACTTTAATAACGGAAGAATACACAAGTCAAGAGTGCTTATGCTGTAGGACTAGAAACAAGCCCAAGAAACGTAACTACTTATGCAATAGCTGCCATGCAAAGTTTCACCGCGACCAAGTCGGCTCGAACAATATACGTGCAAAGTACCTGGGGGAAGTCCCAGTAGTTGGAATTATGGCTGTTCCCTCTGGAGTGCGTTACCATTCGCATCTTCAGTGTAACCTAAGCGAAGCAATTCTGTTAGGGAATCCCCTAGCTTCTAGCTATGGGGAGTAG
- a CDS encoding glycerol-3-phosphate acyltransferase, translating to MTLVQVWGSLAIFIICPLLGGLPLIDWLTYALTGRQLTKLGTGNVSVSAAFYHGGTLAGILAVLSEAAKGIVAILLSRMFFPVNSVWEIIALIALVMGRYWLSKGAGTTNVVWGIVVHDAIAAGLIFFISGVSFTINRNRSTAKYSVLVLLTIIIALRHPEQPEYGITTLALSTLLAWIYQQIPDDLDLSATQATSNSQTMFRFFRGDKNLKSLDVQLDATQIGQKAANLALLKKLGYSVPDGWVLFPGDDPNQIVKYLEPSVQQPLVVRSSAIGEDTQSDSAAGQYLSILNITNREMLKTAILDCQVSYLESTAREYRRTRQQQERSLGVLIQKQIEGIYSGVAFSRDPVDSVNEGVAIEVLPGDATQVVSGKVTPYRYRVIMPDLSLSVIDKDRNHSSIKIIHENSTSSTEQTIPTEILESVALLAQEMEELFQGIPQDLEWTYDGEKIWLLQVRPITTLQPIWTRKIAAEVIPGVIRPLTWSINQPLTCGVWGKLFTLVLGQKSVRDLDFNQTATLHFSRAYFNVTLLGTIFLRMGLPPESLEFLTRGESFTKPPLQSTIKNIPGLWRLLQRELNLAKDFQRDRKQIFLPTLRELETTPAKDLSAQDILERINKILAALDQATYYSILAPLSFAIRQATFQISETSLNHRQTPELESMRTLACLAADTRKLLAAEKITLNSCASLFVQIAENPEGESILTRFEQWLEKYGYLSEVATDIAVPRWRENPRPIREIFTQFFFDAEKRKQAQSLNHKTSKSWLTKSVQKRLNLKNHSSEIYNKLLAHLRWSFLALEQIWLREGKLLTPESIFFLKFDEIISFIQEPSSDAHQQLFKLIEQRQQKWQQERELNQIPYLVYGYPDSTVLNNFSLSSLERPRFKGIGGSGGEIEGYIKVLSSLNSNIDVDKQTILVVPYTDAGWSPVLARVGGLIAEVGGRLSHGAIIAREYKIPAVMDIPHATQLLQTGQRVRINGYTGIVEIIS from the coding sequence ATGACGCTCGTACAAGTTTGGGGTTCTTTAGCCATTTTTATCATTTGTCCTCTGTTAGGAGGATTACCCCTAATCGATTGGCTTACTTACGCTTTAACCGGTCGTCAATTAACAAAATTGGGAACGGGAAATGTGTCAGTGTCAGCAGCCTTTTATCACGGTGGCACTTTAGCAGGGATACTGGCGGTTTTATCCGAGGCAGCGAAAGGAATTGTGGCGATTTTACTCTCAAGGATGTTTTTTCCCGTTAATTCAGTTTGGGAAATAATTGCCTTAATTGCTTTAGTGATGGGACGTTATTGGTTAAGTAAAGGAGCAGGAACTACTAATGTAGTGTGGGGAATAGTTGTTCATGATGCGATCGCAGCAGGATTAATTTTCTTTATTTCTGGAGTCAGTTTTACAATTAATCGTAATCGCTCAACGGCTAAATATAGTGTCTTAGTTCTGTTAACTATCATTATTGCTCTGCGTCATCCAGAACAACCAGAATATGGCATCACAACTTTGGCTTTATCTACTTTACTCGCCTGGATTTATCAGCAAATACCTGATGATCTCGATTTATCTGCAACTCAAGCAACTAGTAATTCACAAACCATGTTCCGTTTCTTTCGCGGTGATAAAAATCTTAAATCTTTAGATGTTCAACTCGATGCTACTCAAATAGGACAGAAAGCTGCTAATTTAGCTTTACTGAAAAAACTTGGTTATTCTGTTCCTGATGGTTGGGTACTTTTTCCTGGAGATGATCCTAATCAAATTGTTAAATATTTAGAGCCATCGGTTCAACAACCTTTGGTAGTAAGATCTTCAGCCATAGGAGAAGATACTCAAAGCGATTCGGCAGCAGGGCAATATCTGAGTATTCTGAATATTACTAATAGAGAAATGCTCAAAACTGCCATCCTTGATTGTCAAGTATCTTATTTAGAGTCGACTGCTAGAGAGTATCGTCGTACTCGTCAGCAGCAGGAGCGCTCGCTTGGGGTATTAATTCAAAAACAGATCGAAGGTATTTATTCAGGAGTTGCTTTTAGTCGCGATCCTGTTGATAGTGTCAATGAGGGAGTTGCGATCGAAGTTTTACCAGGAGATGCAACTCAAGTAGTTTCGGGTAAGGTGACTCCTTATAGATATCGTGTGATCATGCCAGACTTATCTTTATCGGTAATCGATAAAGATAGAAATCATAGTTCAATTAAGATTATTCACGAAAATTCAACTAGTTCCACAGAGCAAACTATTCCCACAGAAATTTTGGAATCGGTAGCTTTACTTGCTCAAGAAATGGAAGAATTGTTTCAAGGTATTCCTCAAGACTTAGAATGGACTTATGATGGCGAAAAAATTTGGTTGTTGCAAGTACGTCCAATCACAACTCTTCAACCGATTTGGACGAGAAAAATTGCTGCAGAAGTAATTCCAGGAGTAATTCGCCCTTTAACTTGGTCAATCAATCAACCTCTTACTTGTGGCGTGTGGGGAAAATTATTTACCTTAGTTTTAGGTCAAAAATCAGTTCGAGATTTAGACTTCAATCAAACTGCTACCCTGCATTTTTCCCGTGCTTACTTTAACGTTACTTTATTGGGAACAATTTTTCTGCGCATGGGTTTACCACCCGAAAGCTTAGAATTTTTGACGAGAGGAGAATCTTTTACCAAACCACCACTACAATCTACTATTAAAAATATTCCTGGATTATGGCGATTACTACAACGAGAATTAAACTTAGCTAAAGACTTTCAACGCGATCGCAAACAAATTTTTCTGCCTACTCTCAGAGAGTTAGAAACAACTCCAGCGAAAGATTTATCTGCTCAAGACATTTTAGAACGCATTAACAAGATACTAGCAGCCCTTGACCAGGCTACTTATTATAGTATTCTTGCTCCCCTCAGTTTTGCAATCAGACAAGCAACCTTCCAAATCTCAGAAACTAGTTTGAATCATCGTCAAACCCCAGAATTAGAGTCGATGCGAACTCTTGCTTGTTTAGCTGCCGATACTCGTAAGTTATTAGCTGCTGAAAAAATCACTTTAAATTCTTGTGCTTCCCTGTTTGTTCAAATTGCAGAAAATCCTGAAGGAGAAAGCATCTTAACTAGATTTGAGCAATGGTTAGAAAAATATGGTTACTTGAGTGAAGTTGCTACTGATATTGCTGTTCCTCGTTGGCGAGAAAATCCTCGTCCGATCCGAGAAATTTTTACTCAATTTTTCTTCGATGCTGAAAAAAGAAAACAAGCTCAATCTTTAAACCACAAAACATCCAAATCTTGGTTAACTAAATCAGTTCAAAAAAGATTAAATCTCAAAAATCACTCTAGTGAAATTTACAATAAATTACTTGCTCATTTGCGTTGGAGTTTTTTAGCATTAGAACAAATTTGGCTTAGAGAAGGTAAACTCTTAACCCCAGAAAGCATCTTTTTTTTGAAATTTGACGAAATTATTTCTTTTATTCAAGAACCATCTTCAGATGCTCATCAACAATTGTTCAAATTGATTGAACAAAGACAACAAAAATGGCAACAAGAGCGAGAATTAAACCAGATACCTTATTTAGTCTACGGCTATCCAGACTCTACCGTTTTGAATAATTTTTCCCTTTCTTCTCTTGAGCGACCAAGATTTAAAGGAATTGGTGGTAGTGGAGGAGAAATTGAAGGATACATTAAAGTTTTATCTAGTCTCAATAGCAATATTGATGTAGATAAACAAACCATTTTGGTAGTACCGTATACTGATGCTGGTTGGTCACCAGTACTTGCTCGTGTAGGAGGGTTAATTGCTGAAGTTGGAGGTCGTCTTTCTCACGGTGCGATTATTGCTCGTGAATATAAGATTCCCGCAGTGATGGATATTCCTCATGCTACTCAACTTTTACAAACCGGTCAGCGAGTTAGAATCAATGGTTATACAGGAATCGTTGAAATTATAAGTTAA
- a CDS encoding peptidylprolyl isomerase has protein sequence MRVVLEIGDRSFTAEDLIPLMKQYQMLPKLAQEIIIDRAIAKIEYSEQEKTLAHNKFCQQNQLLTEEQLQAWLKQQDMTSAQLDQLIERRLKIEKFKQDTWGNKVESYFIKRKSQLDRVVYSLIRTDKAEVAQELYFRITEGENTFSELAMEFSLGSEAQTGGLIGPVEINAPHPQIARILSTSKPGQVIPPTRVGEWLVIIRLENYISAKLDQSMRQRMLDEMFREWLNEEINQTVSFPDNTPSAAIS, from the coding sequence ATGCGTGTAGTTCTAGAAATAGGGGATCGTTCATTTACTGCTGAAGATTTAATTCCGCTAATGAAGCAGTATCAAATGTTGCCCAAGCTAGCACAAGAAATTATTATTGATCGGGCTATAGCTAAGATTGAATATTCTGAACAAGAAAAAACTCTAGCTCACAATAAATTTTGTCAACAAAATCAGTTACTGACGGAAGAACAACTGCAAGCTTGGTTAAAACAACAAGACATGACATCAGCCCAACTCGATCAACTGATTGAGAGAAGATTAAAGATAGAAAAATTTAAACAAGACACTTGGGGTAATAAAGTCGAATCTTATTTTATTAAACGAAAATCTCAATTAGACCGAGTTGTTTATTCTTTGATTCGGACTGATAAGGCAGAAGTTGCTCAAGAATTATATTTTAGAATTACTGAAGGAGAAAATACTTTTAGTGAATTAGCAATGGAATTTTCTCTGGGTTCAGAAGCTCAAACTGGTGGTTTAATTGGACCAGTAGAAATTAATGCTCCTCATCCGCAGATTGCTCGCATTCTTTCAACGTCTAAACCTGGTCAGGTCATTCCTCCAACTCGGGTGGGAGAATGGTTAGTCATCATTCGATTAGAAAACTATATCTCTGCGAAACTCGATCAATCAATGAGACAAAGAATGTTGGACGAAATGTTTCGTGAATGGTTAAACGAAGAAATTAATCAAACAGTGTCTTTTCCAGATAACACGCCCAGTGCAGCAATCAGTTAG
- the ispF gene encoding 2-C-methyl-D-erythritol 2,4-cyclodiphosphate synthase, with product MNIRIGNGYDLHRLVAERPLILGGIEIPHHLGLLGHSDADVLTHAIMDAMLGALSLGDIGHYFPPTDPKWAGANSLVLLEQVHQLIQAQGWQINNIDSVIVAERPKLKPYIKAMRDRLALTLHLTSEQIGIKATTNEKLDAVGQEAAICAYAVILLSKTNS from the coding sequence TTGAACATTCGGATTGGTAATGGTTACGATCTTCATCGTTTAGTAGCAGAACGACCATTAATTTTAGGTGGTATTGAAATTCCTCATCATCTGGGATTGTTGGGACATAGTGATGCTGATGTTCTTACCCATGCCATTATGGATGCGATGCTAGGAGCATTAAGTTTAGGGGATATTGGTCATTATTTTCCTCCTACAGACCCAAAATGGGCAGGAGCAAATAGTTTAGTTTTATTAGAACAAGTTCATCAATTAATTCAAGCTCAAGGTTGGCAGATTAATAATATTGATTCAGTAATTGTTGCCGAACGTCCCAAATTAAAACCTTATATCAAAGCGATGCGCGATCGCTTGGCTCTTACTCTTCATCTTACTTCAGAACAAATTGGTATCAAAGCCACTACTAATGAAAAATTAGATGCAGTAGGACAAGAAGCTGCTATTTGTGCTTATGCAGTAATTTTACTGAGCAAAACTAATTCTTAA
- a CDS encoding alpha/beta fold hydrolase, protein MSVRQSLTLNEIKISYLEWHQGKEPLLLLHGLADHALVWSSLGNDLAADYHIIAPDLRGHGDSSKPATGYSSETIIADLEALMDHLGWQDAHILGHSWGGKLAAIWATKSPQRFRSLILVDPFFIDKLPSWFKLTFPLLYRVLPFLKGIGPFPSYQAAEQVAKKLKQYRGWSPLQQEVFQASVEQKSDGSWGSKFTVAARNQIFTDVMEVAGLSKILAIPTLLIRPQQGLNRTAWQLKPYYNYLSNLEVKTIAGNHWVFLVNPQKFNQTIVEFLNQQQS, encoded by the coding sequence ATGTCTGTTCGTCAGAGTCTTACTTTAAATGAGATTAAAATTTCTTATTTAGAATGGCATCAAGGCAAAGAACCTTTATTACTATTACATGGTCTAGCAGATCATGCCTTAGTTTGGTCAAGCCTAGGAAACGATTTAGCTGCTGATTATCATATTATTGCTCCTGATTTACGAGGTCATGGAGACAGTAGTAAACCAGCAACAGGTTATAGTTCTGAAACAATTATTGCCGATCTAGAAGCCTTGATGGATCATTTGGGTTGGCAAGATGCTCATATACTTGGTCATTCTTGGGGAGGTAAACTAGCAGCAATTTGGGCAACCAAATCACCGCAGAGATTTCGCAGTTTGATTTTGGTTGATCCTTTTTTTATTGATAAGTTACCTAGTTGGTTTAAATTAACCTTTCCTTTATTGTATCGAGTGCTTCCTTTTCTCAAAGGCATAGGCCCTTTTCCTTCTTATCAAGCAGCCGAACAAGTAGCTAAAAAATTAAAACAATATCGTGGTTGGAGTCCGCTACAGCAAGAAGTCTTTCAAGCAAGTGTAGAACAAAAAAGTGATGGTAGCTGGGGTAGTAAATTTACTGTGGCAGCACGCAATCAAATTTTTACGGATGTGATGGAAGTAGCGGGATTAAGTAAAATCTTAGCTATTCCTACTTTATTGATTAGGCCTCAACAAGGATTAAATCGCACTGCTTGGCAGCTTAAACCATACTATAATTATTTATCTAATTTAGAGGTTAAAACTATTGCGGGAAATCATTGGGTATTTTTAGTTAATCCTCAAAAATTTAATCAAACTATAGTTGAATTTCTAAATCAACAACAAAGTTAA